A single window of Pyrus communis chromosome 10, drPyrComm1.1, whole genome shotgun sequence DNA harbors:
- the LOC137746782 gene encoding zinc finger protein GAI-ASSOCIATED FACTOR 1-like has protein sequence MPTDLDNSSTASGEASVSSSGNQTAPPKPATKKKRNLPGMPDPDAEVIALSPKTLMATNRFVCEICSKGFQRDQNLQLHRRGHNLPWKLRQRSSKEVKKRVYVCPEASCVHHDPSRALGDLTGIKKHFCRKHGEKKWKCDKCSKKYAVQSDWKAHSKICGTREYKCDCGTLFSRRDSFITHRAFCDALAEESAKAHTPTAAAAATAVNLNSESDPKTQSANSPPQAPPPPQAAAPSQPTTSSVPSMSAGVLSSSLPTQSTVRELPENPTQVVEEVQVVVGRKGNCSSSSSSSSSNGSTSSGVFASLFTSSTTSASLQPPQQPAFTDLIRAMGHPDQSNDLAPSSSMEPISLGLSTSHGSSIFESAGHERRQYAPPPQPAMSATALLQKAAQMGPAETNASLLRGFGIMSSASSSVQQETMQWNRRPAEPDNAPVAAGLGLGLPCDGGSGWKELMMESPSMFGPKQTTLDLLGLGMAAGNNPSSGLSALITSIGGGLDVAAAAASYGGGEYSGKDLARSS, from the exons ATGCCGACCGACCTAGATAATTCCTCTACAGCTTCAGGTGAAGCTAGCGTTTCTTCCTCCGGCAACCAAACCGCTCCTCCCAAACCCGCcaccaagaaaaaaagaaacttgCCAGGAATGCCAG ATCCAGATGCGGAGGTGATTGCTCTATCGCCGAAGACCCTTATGGCGACGAACCGATTTGTCTGCGAAATTTGCAGCAAAGGGTTTCAGAGGGATCAGAATCTGCAGCTTCATCGGCGCGGCCATAATCTGCCATGGAAGCTGCGGCAGAGGTCGAGCAAAGAAGTGAAGAAGCGAGTCTACGTCTGCCCGGAGGCTTCTTGTGTGCACCACGATCCGTCCAGAGCTTTGGGTGATCTCACTGGGATTAAAAAGCACTTTTGCAGAAAGCACGGTGAGAAGAAGTGGAAATGCGATAAGTGCTCCAAGAAGTATGCGGTTCAGTCGGATTGGAAAGCCCATTCGAAAATTTGTGGCACCAGAGAGTACAAATGCGATTGTGGGACTTTGTTCTCAAG GAGGGATAGCTTCATAACTCACAGGGCCTTCTGTGATGCTTTGGCAGAAGAGAGCGCCAAAGCTCATACCCCCACCGCCGCCGCGGCCGCCACAGCAGTGAATTTGAATTCAGAATCAGACCCAAAAACCCAATCTGCTAATTCACCTCCACAAGCACCGCCGCCGCCGCAGGCAGCAGCTCCATCGCAGCCTACAACTTCATCAGTTCCATCTATGTCAGCCGGTGTGCTATCTTCATCCCTGCCTACACAAAGCACAG TGAGAGAGTTGCCGGAAAATCCCACACAAGTTGTAGAAGAAGTGCAGGTTGTGGTGGGTCGAAAGGGTAAttgtagcagcagcagcagcagctccaGCAGCAATGGCAGTACAAGCAGTGGTGTGTTTGCAAGTTTATTTACTTCCTCAACAACATCGGCCAGCTTGCAACCTCCTCAACAGCCTGCATTTACTGACTTAATACGAGCCATGGGGCATCCGGATCAATCTAACGACCTAGCACCATCTTCTTCAATGGAGCCTATTTCTCTTGGCCTCTCAACCAGCCATGGATCCTCAATTTTCGAGTCTGCAGGGCATGAGCGTAGGCAGTATGCGCCTCCGCCGCAACCAGCTATGTCTGCAACAGCTCTGCTTCAGAAAGCTGCTCAAATGGGCCCAGCAGAAACCAATGCATCGTTACTTCGTGGGTTTGGCATTATGTCATCCGCATCATCTTCCGTGCAACAAGAGACCATGCAATGGAATCGAAGGCCGGCAGAACCAGATAATGCCCCAGTTGCTGCAGGGCTTGGACTTGGTCTTCCTTGTGATGGAGGTTCGGGATGGAAGGAATTAATGATGGAAAGTCCTTCAATGTTCGGTCCCAAGCAAACCACACTTGATCTTTTGGGATTGGGAATGGCCGCCGGTAATAACCCCAGTAGCGGCCTATCAGCCCTAATTACATCAATCGGTGGCGGTCTAGATGTAGCAGCCGCAGCTGCATCCTATGGAGGTGGAGAATATAGCGGTAAGGACTTGGCTAGAAGCTCATGA